One stretch of Saccharopolyspora erythraea DNA includes these proteins:
- a CDS encoding DUF4178 domain-containing protein, with the protein MKVVLAIVVVILAIMAVAAVVYLVYTRRGGGGRPAATPKDPFHTGDEDSLRGDPRALKAGDIVEIRGHSYTVRGSLRLSEGGWKWSEHLLDDAKGGQVWLSVEEDPDLVLAQWLPAAGAGEPGAGTVEFGGRTYRSGESGSASFRSEATTGLDEQGTAAYHDYEASDGSLLSFERYGDAGWEASTGEQLSRYDVLIYPTADGTGQEGGR; encoded by the coding sequence ATGAAGGTTGTGCTGGCGATCGTCGTCGTGATCCTGGCGATCATGGCGGTGGCCGCCGTCGTCTACCTCGTCTACACGCGGCGCGGCGGTGGCGGCCGGCCCGCGGCGACCCCGAAGGACCCGTTCCACACCGGAGACGAGGACTCGCTGCGTGGTGACCCCCGAGCGCTGAAAGCCGGCGACATCGTCGAGATCCGCGGCCACTCATACACCGTCCGCGGCAGCCTGCGGCTGTCCGAGGGCGGCTGGAAGTGGTCGGAGCACCTGCTCGACGACGCCAAGGGCGGCCAGGTCTGGCTGTCCGTCGAGGAGGACCCCGATCTGGTCCTCGCGCAGTGGCTGCCCGCCGCCGGCGCGGGCGAGCCGGGCGCGGGCACGGTCGAGTTCGGCGGGCGCACCTACCGCTCCGGCGAGTCCGGGTCGGCGAGCTTCCGCAGCGAGGCCACCACCGGGCTGGACGAGCAGGGCACCGCCGCCTACCACGACTACGAGGCGTCCGACGGCTCGCTGCTGAGCTTCGAACGCTACGGCGACGCCGGCTGGGAGGCCAGCACCGGCGAACAGCTCAGCCGCTACGACGTGCTGATCTACCCCACCGCTGACGGAACCGGTCAGGAAGGCGGTCGATGA
- the otsB gene encoding trehalose-phosphatase, which yields MALTAEALPAELRRVIVQLARTPRLLVACDYDGTLAPIVADPNMAKPLPESVHALRSLAALPATTTAVISGRALRDLATLSRLPAEVHLVGSHGSEFDVGFVHELAPEATQLRTDLQRALQETVSGHGGVSLENKPASVAVHVRRAEPDIAHRVLDAVRSGPATWDGVEVTEGKEVIELAVVQTDKGNALDTLRHQVSATAAIFIGDDVTDEKAFARLHGPDVGLKVGPGESLADYRVTDTTEVATVLAFLMEERRTWLYGEQAPPIERLTMLSNERTVALLTPDARLTWMCHPGPDSAAVFADLLGGPGAGHFSIRPSTGNGAPRNPLPLGQRYVPGTMTVETRWSRLLVTDYLEHGVDSHRTDLIRVISGSTQASIEFAPRPEFGQVPVRLTAEAGGLRVQGTAEPMVLHSPGVQWEITSDGMHESAHAVVEPTDTHPVVLELRCGTEDLAPSPMTESQRREAADAYWSDWASKLRLPELERDLVQRSALTLRGLCNSDTGGIMAAATTSLPEEIGGVRNWDYRYCWLRDGAMTAQALVTVGSTKEAEAFLDWLHRVLETLPGPERLHPLYTLAGTGLGPEAVIDSLPGYAGSRPVRVGNLADQQVQLDVFGPVVELVSHLAETTGRIRDADWELVKAMAEAVSHRWFEPDHGIWEERDVPRHHVYSKVMCWVTLDRALKLAKTYARTPEPSWEPLRDQISQDVVKNGWHPDVQAFTTAYEGSDLDAASLHVGLSGLIDPSDERFTATVTAIEAELRSGSTVYRYRRDDGLPGDEGGFHLCAAWLIEAYLLIGRRTEAEELFQQIVDTAGPTGLLAEEYDPIAERSLGNHPQAYSHLGLIRCAQLLSA from the coding sequence ATGGCGTTGACCGCCGAAGCCCTGCCTGCCGAGTTGCGGCGAGTGATCGTGCAGCTCGCGCGGACACCTCGACTTCTGGTCGCCTGCGACTACGACGGCACCCTCGCCCCCATCGTGGCGGACCCGAACATGGCCAAGCCGCTACCCGAGTCGGTGCACGCGCTGCGCTCGCTCGCGGCACTGCCGGCCACGACCACAGCTGTGATCTCCGGGCGCGCCCTGCGCGACCTGGCCACTCTCTCCAGGCTGCCGGCGGAGGTGCACCTGGTCGGCAGCCACGGCTCCGAGTTCGACGTGGGTTTCGTGCACGAGCTGGCCCCGGAAGCGACCCAGCTGCGCACCGACCTGCAACGCGCGCTGCAGGAGACCGTCAGCGGTCACGGCGGCGTGAGCCTGGAGAACAAGCCGGCCAGCGTGGCCGTGCACGTGCGCCGCGCCGAGCCCGACATCGCACACCGCGTCCTCGACGCCGTCCGCAGCGGACCGGCCACCTGGGACGGGGTGGAGGTGACCGAGGGCAAGGAGGTCATCGAGCTGGCCGTGGTGCAGACCGACAAGGGCAACGCGCTGGACACGCTGCGCCACCAGGTCAGCGCCACCGCCGCGATCTTCATCGGCGACGACGTGACCGACGAGAAGGCCTTCGCCCGGCTGCACGGTCCCGACGTCGGCCTGAAGGTCGGGCCCGGCGAGAGCCTGGCCGACTACCGGGTCACCGACACCACCGAGGTCGCCACGGTGCTGGCGTTCCTGATGGAGGAGCGGCGCACCTGGCTCTACGGCGAGCAGGCCCCGCCGATCGAGCGGCTGACCATGCTGTCCAACGAGCGCACCGTCGCCCTGCTGACCCCCGACGCGCGACTGACCTGGATGTGCCACCCCGGGCCGGACTCGGCCGCGGTGTTCGCCGACCTGCTCGGCGGACCCGGCGCCGGGCACTTCTCGATCCGGCCGAGCACCGGCAACGGCGCTCCGCGCAACCCGCTGCCGCTGGGCCAGCGCTACGTGCCGGGCACCATGACCGTGGAGACCCGCTGGTCGCGGCTGCTGGTGACCGACTACCTCGAACACGGCGTGGACAGCCACCGCACCGACCTGATCAGGGTCATCAGCGGCAGCACCCAGGCCAGCATCGAGTTCGCGCCGCGCCCGGAGTTCGGCCAGGTCCCGGTGCGGCTGACCGCCGAGGCGGGCGGCCTGCGGGTGCAGGGCACCGCCGAGCCGATGGTGCTGCACTCGCCGGGCGTGCAGTGGGAGATCACCTCCGACGGCATGCACGAGTCGGCGCACGCGGTCGTCGAACCCACCGACACCCACCCGGTCGTGCTGGAGCTGCGCTGCGGCACCGAGGACCTCGCGCCCTCGCCGATGACCGAGTCGCAGCGCCGGGAGGCCGCCGACGCCTACTGGTCGGACTGGGCCAGCAAGCTGCGGCTGCCCGAGCTGGAGCGCGACCTGGTGCAGCGCTCCGCGCTGACCCTGCGCGGGCTGTGCAACTCCGACACCGGCGGGATCATGGCCGCGGCCACCACGTCGCTGCCGGAGGAGATCGGCGGCGTGCGCAACTGGGACTACCGCTACTGCTGGCTGCGCGACGGCGCGATGACGGCACAGGCGCTGGTCACGGTCGGCTCCACCAAGGAGGCCGAGGCGTTCCTGGACTGGCTGCACCGGGTGCTGGAGACCCTCCCCGGCCCCGAGCGGCTGCACCCGCTCTACACGCTGGCCGGCACCGGCCTCGGTCCGGAGGCCGTCATCGACAGCCTGCCCGGCTACGCCGGGTCCCGGCCGGTCCGCGTCGGCAACCTCGCCGACCAGCAGGTGCAGCTCGACGTGTTCGGGCCGGTGGTGGAGCTGGTGTCGCACCTGGCCGAGACCACCGGCCGCATCCGCGACGCCGACTGGGAGCTGGTCAAGGCGATGGCCGAGGCCGTCTCGCACCGCTGGTTCGAGCCCGACCACGGCATCTGGGAAGAGCGCGACGTGCCGCGCCACCACGTGTATTCCAAGGTCATGTGCTGGGTCACGCTGGACCGCGCGCTCAAGCTCGCCAAGACCTACGCGCGCACCCCGGAACCGTCCTGGGAGCCGCTGCGCGACCAGATCTCCCAGGACGTCGTCAAGAACGGCTGGCACCCCGACGTCCAGGCGTTCACCACCGCCTACGAGGGCTCCGACCTCGACGCGGCCTCGCTGCACGTCGGGCTCTCCGGGCTGATCGACCCCTCCGACGAGCGCTTCACCGCCACGGTCACCGCGATCGAGGCGGAGCTGCGCAGCGGGTCGACGGTCTACCGCTACCGGCGCGACGACGGCCTGCCCGGCGACGAGGGCGGCTTCCACCTCTGCGCCGCCTGGCTGATCGAGGCCTACCTGCTCATCGGCAGGCGCACCGAGGCCGAAGAGCTGTTCCAGCAGATCGTCGACACGGCGGGCCCGACCGGCCTTTTGGCCGAGGAGTACGACCCGATCGCCGAGCGCTCGCTCGGCAACCACCCCCAGGCGTACTCCCACCTCGGCCTGATCCGCTGCGCCCAGCTGCTGTCCGCCTGA
- a CDS encoding alpha,alpha-trehalose-phosphate synthase (UDP-forming): MSKGNTPQRADFVVVANRLPVDLERLEDGTERWKHSPGGLVTALEPFLRARHGAWVGWPGVADTEVEPFTDEDMHLHPVPLSSEEFRDYYEGFSNATLWPLYHDVVVPPVFDRSWWDAYQRVNRRFAEAAARVSAEGATVWVQDYQLQLVPAMLRELRPDLRIGFFLHIPFPPVELFMQLPWRTEIVRGLLGADLVGFHRPGGAQNFLWLARRLAGFEPSRGQVGVRSRPGVVQVGDRTVRVGAFPISIASTELDRLARSKEVQQRAREIRRELGDPRRIMLGVDRLDYTKGIDVRLHAMHELLADGHIKAEDVAMIQIATPSRERVEHYKQMREDIEREVGRINGEFGRVGHPAVHYLHTSVDRRDLVAFYCAADVMVVTPVRDGMNLVCKEYVACRHDLGGALVLSEFAGAAAELTSAFLVNPHNLDGVKDALLAALDIDEAEGRRRMRALRRQVLTHDVDRWARSFLEALGTPLAE, from the coding sequence GTGAGCAAGGGCAACACGCCCCAAAGAGCGGACTTCGTCGTCGTCGCCAACCGACTGCCGGTGGACCTGGAGCGGCTGGAGGACGGGACCGAGCGCTGGAAGCACAGCCCGGGTGGTCTGGTCACCGCGCTGGAGCCGTTCCTGCGGGCCAGGCACGGCGCCTGGGTCGGCTGGCCGGGCGTGGCCGACACCGAGGTCGAGCCGTTCACCGACGAGGACATGCACCTGCACCCGGTGCCGCTGAGCTCCGAGGAGTTCCGCGACTACTACGAGGGTTTCTCCAACGCCACGTTGTGGCCGCTGTACCACGACGTGGTCGTGCCGCCGGTCTTCGACCGCTCCTGGTGGGACGCCTACCAGCGGGTCAACAGGCGGTTCGCCGAGGCCGCCGCGCGGGTCAGCGCCGAGGGCGCCACGGTGTGGGTGCAGGACTACCAGCTCCAGCTGGTGCCCGCGATGCTGCGCGAGCTGCGCCCGGACCTGCGGATCGGGTTCTTCCTGCACATCCCGTTCCCGCCGGTGGAGCTGTTCATGCAGCTGCCGTGGCGGACCGAGATCGTGCGCGGGCTGCTCGGCGCCGACCTGGTCGGCTTCCACCGCCCCGGCGGCGCGCAGAACTTCCTGTGGCTGGCCCGCAGGCTCGCAGGCTTCGAGCCGAGCCGCGGCCAGGTCGGGGTCCGGTCGCGGCCGGGCGTGGTGCAGGTCGGTGACCGGACCGTGCGGGTCGGGGCGTTCCCGATCTCGATCGCCTCCACCGAGCTGGACCGGCTTGCCCGCAGCAAGGAGGTGCAGCAGCGAGCCAGGGAGATCCGCCGCGAGCTCGGCGACCCGCGCCGCATCATGCTCGGCGTCGACCGACTCGACTACACCAAGGGCATCGACGTGCGCCTGCACGCGATGCACGAGCTGCTCGCCGACGGCCACATCAAGGCCGAGGACGTCGCGATGATCCAGATCGCCACCCCGAGCCGCGAACGCGTCGAGCACTACAAGCAGATGCGCGAGGACATCGAGCGCGAGGTGGGCCGCATCAACGGCGAGTTCGGCCGGGTCGGCCATCCGGCGGTGCACTACCTGCACACGTCCGTGGACCGTAGGGACCTGGTGGCGTTCTACTGCGCCGCCGACGTCATGGTCGTCACGCCGGTCCGGGACGGGATGAACCTGGTGTGCAAGGAATACGTCGCGTGCCGCCACGACCTCGGCGGCGCGCTCGTGCTCAGCGAGTTCGCCGGCGCCGCGGCCGAGCTGACCAGCGCCTTCCTGGTCAATCCCCATAACCTGGACGGTGTGAAGGACGCCCTGCTCGCAGCCCTCGACATCGACGAGGCCGAAGGGAGACGTAGGATGCGCGCATTGCGTAGGCAAGTGCTCACGCACGACGTCGATCGCTGGGCGCGATCGTTCCTCGAGGCGCTGGGCACACCCCTCGCGGAGTAG
- a CDS encoding threonine/serine ThrE exporter family protein, translating to MGITQRARGVLRRREPVVNAGNRNVVYGPALPDESAVHLVLDLGLRIGEIQMSSGAGASDVTATIIAVANAYGLPHCEVDVIYTSITVSCYRGTESLPITSLRVVRNRSLDYTRLSETEALVRRITANELSAAEAYAELNRISTAPHPFPRWVATLAWAGMAASLAVLLGGGADWRLPLIAAATAALIDRVGRVLNRRALPFFFQQAVGGAVATTIAMGCFATGLLPNPALAVAASIIVLLSGMTVVGSMQDAITGYNVTAAGRITELALMSAGLIAGVVVALYAGLRVFGSDALGGADFDEAMLQNFGRAQVTSPVLLPLVQLAAGASTSACFALASYAPPRPLVVAGVGGAVAAVVHALLTLVEVHTVLAGAMATTIVGFIGGIIARRLRIPALVIAVSGVAPLLPGLATYRGLYELSVLGSPSGVSTLMLAVAIGLALGSGVVLGEYLAQPVRTRLGRLERRFAGPRMSGPLRPARRRLE from the coding sequence GTGGGAATCACGCAGCGCGCCCGTGGTGTGCTGCGGCGGCGCGAGCCCGTCGTCAACGCCGGGAATCGCAACGTCGTCTACGGGCCGGCACTGCCCGACGAGTCAGCCGTACACCTGGTCCTGGACCTGGGTCTGCGCATCGGTGAGATCCAGATGTCCAGTGGCGCGGGCGCCTCGGACGTGACCGCGACGATCATCGCGGTCGCCAACGCCTACGGTCTGCCCCACTGCGAGGTCGACGTGATCTACACGTCGATCACCGTGTCCTGCTACCGAGGTACCGAGTCGCTGCCGATCACCTCCCTTCGCGTGGTTCGCAACCGCTCGCTCGACTACACCCGGCTCTCCGAGACCGAGGCCCTGGTCCGCAGGATCACCGCCAACGAGCTCAGCGCCGCCGAGGCCTACGCCGAGCTCAACCGCATCAGCACCGCGCCGCACCCGTTCCCGCGGTGGGTGGCGACGCTGGCGTGGGCGGGCATGGCCGCCTCGCTGGCGGTCCTGCTCGGGGGCGGCGCCGACTGGAGGCTGCCGCTGATCGCGGCCGCGACCGCGGCGCTGATCGACCGCGTCGGCCGGGTGCTGAACCGGCGAGCGTTGCCGTTCTTCTTCCAGCAGGCGGTCGGCGGCGCGGTCGCGACCACCATCGCGATGGGCTGCTTCGCCACCGGGCTGCTGCCCAACCCCGCTCTCGCGGTCGCCGCGTCGATCATCGTGTTGCTGTCCGGGATGACCGTCGTCGGTTCGATGCAGGACGCCATCACCGGTTACAACGTGACCGCCGCGGGACGGATAACCGAGCTGGCGCTGATGTCGGCGGGCCTCATCGCGGGCGTCGTCGTCGCCCTGTACGCGGGGCTGCGCGTCTTCGGCTCCGACGCGCTGGGAGGCGCCGACTTCGACGAGGCGATGCTGCAGAACTTCGGCCGCGCGCAGGTGACCTCTCCGGTGCTGCTGCCGCTGGTCCAGCTCGCGGCGGGCGCCTCGACCTCCGCCTGCTTCGCCCTCGCCAGCTACGCGCCGCCGCGGCCGCTCGTGGTGGCAGGCGTCGGCGGCGCGGTCGCGGCGGTCGTGCACGCCCTGCTCACCCTCGTCGAGGTGCACACCGTGCTCGCCGGGGCGATGGCGACCACGATCGTCGGTTTCATCGGCGGCATCATCGCGCGCCGGTTGCGCATCCCGGCACTGGTCATCGCGGTGTCCGGGGTGGCGCCGCTGCTGCCGGGTCTGGCGACCTACCGGGGCCTGTACGAGCTGTCCGTGCTGGGCAGCCCGTCGGGTGTGTCGACGCTGATGCTGGCGGTCGCGATCGGCCTGGCGCTCGGCTCGGGCGTGGTGCTGGGCGAGTACCTCGCGCAGCCGGTGCGGACCCGGCTGGGCCGCCTGGAGCGGCGCTTCGCCGGGCCGCGGATGTCCGGGCCGTTGCGGCCCGCGCGTCGCCGCCTGGAGTGA
- a CDS encoding VOC family protein: protein MAVRVGSVVLGASDVRRAMGFWCRALQYVPREEPDDDWVVLVPASGSGPNISLGLSGTPVQERPRVHLDLYADDQAAEVERLVGLGASRVAWRDYPPDADFVVLADTEGNRFCVIAHG, encoded by the coding sequence GTGGCGGTGCGGGTCGGTTCGGTCGTTCTGGGCGCTTCGGACGTGCGGCGTGCGATGGGGTTCTGGTGCCGGGCGCTGCAATACGTGCCGCGTGAGGAGCCGGACGACGACTGGGTGGTGCTCGTCCCGGCCTCGGGTTCCGGACCGAACATCTCGCTCGGGCTCTCCGGCACGCCGGTGCAGGAGCGGCCGCGGGTGCATCTGGACCTCTACGCCGACGACCAGGCCGCCGAGGTGGAGCGCCTGGTCGGGCTGGGGGCTTCGCGCGTGGCCTGGCGGGACTACCCGCCGGACGCGGACTTCGTCGTCCTCGCCGACACGGAGGGCAACCGGTTCTGCGTCATCGCCCACGGCTGA
- a CDS encoding antitoxin: MSIMDKLKEFVGKSPDKFRQGIDKAASAADEKTGGKYRDKINRGAEQARKYVDRQGEQGGGAEKGGPGQSPGGGPEQGGPGRPPGGGPGQP; the protein is encoded by the coding sequence ATGAGCATCATGGACAAGCTGAAGGAGTTCGTCGGCAAGAGCCCCGACAAGTTCCGCCAGGGGATCGACAAGGCCGCGTCCGCCGCCGACGAGAAGACGGGCGGCAAGTACCGGGACAAGATCAACCGCGGTGCCGAACAGGCGCGCAAGTACGTCGACCGCCAGGGCGAGCAGGGCGGAGGAGCGGAGAAGGGCGGCCCCGGACAGTCTCCCGGAGGCGGCCCCGAGCAAGGCGGTCCCGGACGGCCTCCCGGGGGTGGCCCCGGCCAGCCCTGA
- a CDS encoding DUF3099 domain-containing protein produces MRHTRREVALITDAAPSLTEEQRGRKRTYSVFMVLHLAGLTLAALLVDVPWLALGILVLTGPLIWVATVLANSRPAPEGRRRAPPPRRALGG; encoded by the coding sequence ATGCGGCACACCCGGCGCGAGGTCGCCCTGATCACCGACGCGGCTCCGTCGCTCACCGAGGAGCAGCGCGGGCGCAAGCGCACGTACTCCGTCTTCATGGTGCTGCACCTGGCCGGGCTGACGCTGGCCGCCCTGCTCGTGGACGTGCCGTGGCTGGCGCTGGGCATCCTGGTGCTGACCGGTCCGCTGATCTGGGTGGCGACGGTGCTGGCCAACTCCCGGCCGGCGCCGGAAGGGCGTCGCCGCGCACCGCCACCGCGCCGGGCGCTCGGGGGCTGA
- a CDS encoding NPCBM/NEW2 domain-containing protein, with protein MKLSAVAVLLALLTLLGSSVSWLADGLSVRDRLWGKENPPPATQTTASPATDSPAPTAPVTEPDSREVNLLDADAVEGGDYVAVGRATVAGRNHERALVYPGTSVTTYNADGMGALHALAALDDRSQSCAVTFEVRLDGEVRKRSTVRTGEVVELTADLGAGRRLELAVDTGSCAAVPVLLDPVLRP; from the coding sequence ATGAAGCTGTCCGCGGTCGCCGTCCTGCTGGCACTGCTCACGTTGCTGGGCAGCTCCGTCAGCTGGCTCGCTGACGGCTTGTCGGTGCGGGATCGCCTGTGGGGCAAGGAGAACCCACCGCCCGCAACGCAAACGACGGCCTCGCCCGCGACGGATTCCCCGGCGCCGACAGCACCGGTGACCGAACCGGACTCGCGCGAGGTGAACCTGCTCGACGCCGACGCCGTCGAGGGCGGCGACTACGTCGCGGTCGGCCGCGCCACCGTGGCGGGCCGGAACCACGAGCGCGCGCTCGTCTACCCGGGCACGTCCGTGACCACCTACAACGCCGACGGGATGGGCGCTCTGCACGCGCTCGCCGCGCTGGACGACCGTTCGCAGAGCTGCGCGGTCACGTTCGAGGTCCGGCTCGACGGCGAGGTGCGCAAGCGCAGCACCGTGCGCACCGGCGAGGTCGTGGAACTGACCGCCGACCTGGGCGCGGGTCGCAGGCTCGAACTCGCGGTCGACACCGGCTCCTGCGCCGCGGTCCCGGTCCTCCTCGACCCCGTGCTGCGGCCCTGA
- a CDS encoding NPCBM/NEW2 domain-containing protein: MTLNGSSSPHDDGGNPVASGKGKRRTSLVLIALALVCVAVLAAYLTGRQHGSQAAPAPTVTVAAPPATTSTAPSTTASTSQRARPTTSATTRPATSPPSPSGEIYLTDRSPVEGGSSVEVGSATVRFQEYPRALLFESTSGSVSYNIDPGMRTFRALVGLQDSSASCSVAFDVKVDGTTVRKENVVVGQTVELIANVGGGFRLTVAADDSSGCSGVYPVVINPVLRAD, from the coding sequence GTGACGTTGAACGGCAGTTCGAGCCCGCACGACGACGGCGGCAACCCGGTCGCTTCCGGGAAGGGAAAGCGCAGGACGAGCCTGGTCCTCATCGCATTGGCGCTTGTGTGCGTCGCCGTTCTCGCCGCCTACCTCACCGGTCGGCAGCACGGATCCCAGGCCGCGCCCGCGCCCACCGTCACCGTCGCGGCGCCACCCGCGACGACCAGCACGGCACCGAGCACCACTGCCTCGACCAGCCAGCGCGCCCGGCCGACCACGAGCGCTACGACGCGGCCGGCGACGTCGCCGCCCTCGCCCAGCGGTGAGATCTACCTGACCGACCGCAGCCCGGTGGAAGGCGGTTCCTCCGTCGAGGTCGGCTCGGCCACCGTCCGGTTCCAGGAGTACCCGCGGGCGCTGCTGTTCGAAAGCACGTCGGGTTCGGTGTCCTACAACATCGACCCGGGCATGCGCACCTTCCGCGCCCTGGTCGGGTTGCAGGACAGCTCGGCGAGCTGCTCGGTCGCCTTCGACGTGAAGGTCGACGGCACGACCGTGCGCAAGGAGAACGTGGTGGTCGGGCAGACGGTGGAGCTGATCGCCAACGTCGGCGGCGGTTTCCGGCTGACCGTGGCCGCTGACGACTCCAGCGGGTGCAGCGGCGTGTACCCGGTCGTGATCAACCCCGTGCTGCGGGCGGACTGA
- a CDS encoding S1 family peptidase — MSIARTLAGAVGAALAMATFAAPAQAAEPTPPPDMRPMIIDGSEVDSAPWAARLFVNGQENCSATIIAPEWVLTAQHCVDGAGDGVSFNIGNVDQTQGEKANAKPGGVHVHDTADLALVNIDHAVQTEYAPLGSSGDVNVGDTAQTYGWGATCTDKPEIQCQSQILKVANVNVTDIACQDYRGGTAVCATRGDGIPAGGDSGGPMFANNVQVGVASTSDRAQNTAYTNITEYRDWIQQLAGV, encoded by the coding sequence GTGTCCATCGCTCGTACCCTCGCCGGCGCGGTCGGCGCCGCGCTCGCCATGGCGACCTTCGCCGCGCCCGCCCAGGCCGCCGAGCCGACGCCCCCGCCGGACATGCGTCCGATGATCATCGACGGCTCCGAGGTGGACAGCGCGCCGTGGGCGGCGCGGCTGTTCGTCAACGGCCAGGAGAACTGCTCGGCCACGATCATCGCCCCCGAGTGGGTGCTGACCGCCCAGCACTGCGTCGACGGCGCGGGCGACGGCGTCAGCTTCAACATCGGCAACGTCGACCAGACCCAGGGTGAGAAGGCCAACGCCAAGCCGGGCGGCGTGCACGTGCACGACACCGCCGACCTCGCGCTGGTCAACATCGACCACGCCGTGCAGACCGAGTACGCGCCGCTGGGCTCGAGCGGCGACGTCAACGTCGGCGACACCGCCCAGACCTACGGCTGGGGTGCGACCTGCACCGACAAGCCCGAGATCCAGTGCCAGTCGCAGATCCTGAAGGTCGCCAACGTCAACGTGACCGACATCGCCTGCCAGGACTACCGCGGCGGCACCGCGGTCTGCGCGACCCGGGGCGACGGCATCCCGGCCGGCGGTGACTCCGGCGGCCCGATGTTCGCCAACAACGTGCAGGTGGGCGTGGCCTCGACCAGCGACCGCGCGCAGAACACCGCCTACACCAACATCACCGAGTACCGCGACTGGATCCAGCAGCTCGCCGGCGTCTGA